Proteins found in one Triticum urartu cultivar G1812 chromosome 4, Tu2.1, whole genome shotgun sequence genomic segment:
- the LOC125551388 gene encoding serine/arginine-rich-splicing factor SR34-like isoform X1, protein MSRRWSRTIYVGNLPGDIREREVEDLFYKYGRIVDIDLKVPPRPPGYAFVEFEDPRDAEDACAGRDGYNFDGNRLRVEPAHGGRGSGGPSHDRSSSFGGGGGGGGGGGRRGVSRHTDYRVLVTGLPSSASWQDLKDHMRRAGDVCFAEVYREGGGTIGIVDYTNYDDMKYAIKKLDDTEFKNAFSKGYIRVKEYDGKCGRSYSRSRSPSRSRSKSRSPSKSPRARSASRSRSRSRSSRSRSASKGRSPSRSPARSKSPIASPANGVVASPAASLKKRSPSRSPSRSRSPDVNAKSE, encoded by the exons ATGAGCAGGCGCTGGAGCAGGACGATCTATGTTGGCAACCTCCCTGGGGATATCCGGGAGAGGGAGGTGGAGGACCTCTTCTACAAG TATGGCCGTATTGTTGATATTGACCTGAAGGTTCCTCCAAGGCCGCCTGGCTATGCTTTTGTTGAG TTTGAAGATCCTCGTGACGCCGAAGATGCCTGTGCTGGAAGGGATGGGTACAACTTTGATGGAAATCGTCTAAGA GTGGAACCTGCTCATGGTGGGAGAGGTAGTGGTGGCCCCTCTCATGATCGTTCTAGCAGctttggtggtggtggtggtggcggcggcggtggtggacgCCGGGGTGTCTCCAGGCACACGGATTACCGTG TTCTGGTTACTGGCCTGCCTTCTTCTGCATCCTGGCAAGATTTAAAG GACCATATGCGAAGGGCTGGTGATGTTTGTTTCGCAGAAGTGTATCGTGAAGGCGGCG GCACCATAGGAATTGTTGACTACACAAACTATGATGATATGAAATATGCT ATAAAGAAACTGGATGACACTGAATTTAAGAATGCATTTTCTAAAGGTTATATAAGG GTGAAGGAATATGATGGCAAATGTGGGCGCTCCTACTCACGTAGCCGGAGCCCAAGTCGTAGCCGCAGCAAAAGCAGGAGCCCAAG CAAATCTCCCAGGGCCCGCTCAGCATCTAGGTCCAGATCAAGGTCTCGTTCTTCCCGTTCTCGTTCAGCATCAAAAGGACGTTCTCCATCAAG ATCACCAGCAAGATCCAAATCCCCAATAGCTTCT CCGGCAAATGGTGTAGTGGCAAGTCCAGCGGCAAGCCTGAAGAAACGCAGTCCAAGCAGGAGTCCATCTCGGTCACGGTCACCTGATGTAAAT GCGAAATCTGAATAG
- the LOC125551388 gene encoding serine/arginine-rich-splicing factor SR34-like isoform X2 — translation MSRRWSRTIYVGNLPGDIREREVEDLFYKYGRIVDIDLKVPPRPPGYAFVEFEDPRDAEDACAGRDGYNFDGNRLRVEPAHGGRGSGGPSHDRSSSFGGGGGGGGGGGRRGVSRHTDYRVLVTGLPSSASWQDLKDHMRRAGDVCFAEVYREGGGTIGIVDYTNYDDMKYAIKKLDDTEFKNAFSKGYIRVKEYDGKCGRSYSRSRSPSRSRSKSRSPSKSPRARSASRSRSRSRSSRSRSASKGRSPSRSPARSKSPIASPANGVVASPAASLKKRSPSRSPSRSRSPDAKSE, via the exons ATGAGCAGGCGCTGGAGCAGGACGATCTATGTTGGCAACCTCCCTGGGGATATCCGGGAGAGGGAGGTGGAGGACCTCTTCTACAAG TATGGCCGTATTGTTGATATTGACCTGAAGGTTCCTCCAAGGCCGCCTGGCTATGCTTTTGTTGAG TTTGAAGATCCTCGTGACGCCGAAGATGCCTGTGCTGGAAGGGATGGGTACAACTTTGATGGAAATCGTCTAAGA GTGGAACCTGCTCATGGTGGGAGAGGTAGTGGTGGCCCCTCTCATGATCGTTCTAGCAGctttggtggtggtggtggtggcggcggcggtggtggacgCCGGGGTGTCTCCAGGCACACGGATTACCGTG TTCTGGTTACTGGCCTGCCTTCTTCTGCATCCTGGCAAGATTTAAAG GACCATATGCGAAGGGCTGGTGATGTTTGTTTCGCAGAAGTGTATCGTGAAGGCGGCG GCACCATAGGAATTGTTGACTACACAAACTATGATGATATGAAATATGCT ATAAAGAAACTGGATGACACTGAATTTAAGAATGCATTTTCTAAAGGTTATATAAGG GTGAAGGAATATGATGGCAAATGTGGGCGCTCCTACTCACGTAGCCGGAGCCCAAGTCGTAGCCGCAGCAAAAGCAGGAGCCCAAG CAAATCTCCCAGGGCCCGCTCAGCATCTAGGTCCAGATCAAGGTCTCGTTCTTCCCGTTCTCGTTCAGCATCAAAAGGACGTTCTCCATCAAG ATCACCAGCAAGATCCAAATCCCCAATAGCTTCT CCGGCAAATGGTGTAGTGGCAAGTCCAGCGGCAAGCCTGAAGAAACGCAGTCCAAGCAGGAGTCCATCTCGGTCACGGTCACCTGAT GCGAAATCTGAATAG